Proteins encoded by one window of Eremothecium cymbalariae DBVPG#7215 chromosome 1, complete sequence:
- the MMS21 gene encoding SUMO ligase MMS21 (similar to Ashbya gossypii AEL053C) encodes MNFVPDYLPLHHDVLRQFHALSAYPKSDMLQDIRNQFEVALVEIVNENTGRYPAHLINELAQEYRSLNVLASEIDAYDRQLQKAKSNYKLETDQCEPITLESWDQYRLNRFKAPSLEQAFTKLDAKTSNSKPDASGDQLEKVFVALPYIWEDPTVMLPEDMATAQQEEDELKFSGGTIELTCPISFQPFKAPMISRKCGHVFDKPALERFLENQTKTCPQGACGQHVNMKDFVPDLVMQFRCLIHTTKKQKTRASPDASTDVVD; translated from the coding sequence ATGAACTTTGTTCCTGACTACCTGCCTTTACATCACGATGTCTTGAGGCAGTTCCATGCTTTATCGGCGTACCCAAAGTCAGACATGCTGCAGGATATTCGAAATCAATTCGAAGTGGCTTTGGTAGAGATAGTCAATGAAAACACGGGCAGGTATCCCGCTCATTTAATAAATGAATTGGCTCAAGAATACCGTTCGTTGAATGTTTTAGCTTCGGAAATCGATGCTTATGACAGGCAGCTGCAGAAGGCTAAGTCTAATTACAAACTAGAAACAGATCAATGCGAGCCCATCACGCTCGAATCATGGGATCAGTACCGTTTAAATCGTTTTAAGGCCCCGTCGCTTGAACAGGCCTTTACAAAACTTGATGCTAAAACGTCTAATTCAAAGCCTGATGCTTCTGGGGACCAACTGGAGAAAGTATTTGTAGCATTACCATATATATGGGAAGACCCCACAGTGATGCTCCCTGAAGATATGGCGACGGCGcagcaagaagaagatgagcTCAAATTCAGTGGTGGTACAATTGAATTGACATGTCCAATTTCTTTCCAGCCATTTAAAGCCCCAATGATATCTCGCAAATGTGGACATGTATTTGATAAGCCTGCACTGGAGAGGTTTCTTGAAAACCAGACAAAAACTTGCCCACAAGGAGCATGTGGGCAGCATGTAAATATGAAGGACTTTGTTCCTGATCTCGTTATGCAATTCCGCTGCCTGATCCATACTACgaagaaacaaaagacTAGGGCTAGCCCCGATGCCTCCACAGATGTGGTCGAC
- the EAF5 gene encoding Eaf5p (similar to Ashbya gossypii AEL052W), whose translation MTGTLIANESPPSHKSSGKVNMNINKVLILETLYELLLNAQTNRVSLVRLQTDVNDHPMTKQFTKQWQTLKINDILDVIKVLFPKQTSLSDGQIVFYNLQIVEIRDTLLEVVRECQETLIKDVKMLEQQYHNIKNHDDMKLRRERIMGMYRDTILAKLQSFQYFHKLYGKLEPSPVVHNLMDLEKIKSTSIENLSHLQLTLQKCVTDSVMIAKVGSKRHQEVMLSQGELDDTVKFVRYAMDN comes from the coding sequence ATGACAGGAACGTTGATTGCAAACGAATCTCCGCCGTCGCATAAGTCCTCTGGAAAGGTAAACATGAATATCAACAAAGTTCTCATTCTTGAGACTCTATACGAGCTGTTGCTCAATGCTCAAACCAACCGCGTATCTTTAGTGCGGCTCCAAACCGACGTAAATGACCATCCTATGACAAAACAATTCACAAAACAATGGCAAACGCTCAAGATCAATGATATTTTGGACGTTATCAAAGTTTTATTCCCCAAACAGACCTCCTTGTCAGATGGTCAGATAGTGTTTTACAACCTTCAGATTGTAGAAATCCGAGATACTCTACTGGAAGTCGTGAGAGAATGCCAAGAGACTCTGATAAAAGATGTGAAAATGCTCGAACAGCAGTATCATAACATTAAGAATCACGACGATATGAAATTACGCCGCGAACGCATCATGGGCATGTATCGAGACACAATACTTGCTAAATTACAAAGCTTCCAGTACTTTCACAAGCTTTATGGGAAACTGGAGCCTAGCCCTGTGGTGCACAACCTCATGGATTTGGAAAAGATAAAGAGCACTTCAATAGAAAATCTCTCCCATTTGCAATTAACCCTGCAAAAATGTGTCACAGACAGCGTCATGATTGCAAAAGTTGGCAGCAAAAGGCATCAAGAAGTGATGTTATCACAAGGCGAACTTGACGATACCGTTAAGTTTGTTCGTTACGCCATGGATAATTGA